Proteins co-encoded in one Lates calcarifer isolate ASB-BC8 linkage group LG17, TLL_Latcal_v3, whole genome shotgun sequence genomic window:
- the LOC108878885 gene encoding ubiquitin carboxyl-terminal hydrolase 46 → MTVRNIASICNMGTNASALEKDIGPEQFPINEHYFGLVNFGNTCYCNSVLQALYFCRPFRENVLAYKAQQKKKENLLTCLADLFHSIATQKKKVGVIPPKKFISRLRKENDLFDNYMQQDAHEFLNYLLNTVADILQEEKKQEKQNGRLKNNGTAVTTETETENKTEPTWVHDIFQGTLTNETRCLNCETVSSKDEDFLDLSVDVEQNTSITHCLRDFSNTETLCSEYKYYCETCCSKQEAQKRMRVKKLPMILALHLKRFKYMEQLHRYTKLSYRVVFPLELRLFNTSGDAVNLDRMYDLVAVVVHCGSGPNRGHYITIVKSHGFWLLFDDDIVEKIDAQAIEEFYGLTSDISKNSESGYILFYQSRE, encoded by the exons GGCACCAATGCCTCTGCTCTGGAGAAAGACATCGGCCCGGAGCAATTTCCAATCAATGAACACTACTTTGGATTGGTCAAC TTTGGAAACACATGTTACTGTAACTCAGTGCTCCAGGCTCTCTACTTCTGCCGGCCTTTCCGGGAGAACGTGCTGGCCTACAAAGCccagcagaagaagaaggagaaccTGCTCACATGCCTGGCTGACCTCTTCCACTCCATTGccacacagaagaagaaagtgggCGTCATCCCGCCCAAGAAGTTCATCTCCCGCCTACGGAAAGAGAACG ATCTGTTCGACAACTACATGCAACAGGATGCCCACGAATTCCTCAACTACCTGCTGAACACTGTGGCTGAcatcctgcaggaggagaagaagcaggagAAGCAGAACGGACGCCTCAAGAACAATGGCACTGCTGTCACTACAGAGACCGAGACAGAGAACAAGACCGAGCCCACATGGGTTCACGATATCTTCCAAGGCACACTGACCAATGAGACGCGCTGCCTCAACTGTGaaacg GTGAGCAGCAAAGATGAGGATTTTCTGGATCTTTCTGTGGATGTGGAGCAGAACACATCAATAACACACTGTCTCAG GGACTTCAGTAACACAGAGACTTTGTGCAGTGAGTACAAATACTACTGTGAGACGTGCTGCAGCAAGCAGGAAGCACAGAAACG GATGCGTGTGAAGAAGCTTCCTATGATCCTGGCACTACACCTGAAGAGGTTTAAGTACATGGAGCAGCTGCACCGCTACACCAAGCTGTCCTACAGAGTGGTTTTCCCCCTAGAACTCCGTCTGTTCAACACGTCTGGGGATGCAGTCAACCTGGATCGCATGTATGATCTAGTTGCTGTGGTGGTTCACTGTGGCAG cGGCCCGAATCGAGGTCATTACATCACCATAGTGAAGAGTCATGGCTtctggctgctgtttgatgATGACATTGTGGAG AAAATTGACGCCCAGGCCATCGAGGAGTTTTATGGGCTTACCTCAGACATCTCCAAGAACTCTGAGTCGGGATACATTCTCTTCTACCAGTCCAGGGAGTGA